Below is a genomic region from Deltaproteobacteria bacterium.
GTTTCAATGCCTTCGGCCAGGGCCAGGGTGTCATGCTCCGGTTGCCCCAGCCGCACCAACGCTCCCACGAGCTTCCGGTCGGATGGGTAGGGCATGGTCTTCTTGGGACTGGGCACCGGCGCCTTTCCGCCCTGAGGCGTCAGGTAGAGACGATGGATGGTCACCGCCTTGCCCCATTGATCACGCAGGACAAACAGCAGTGCCGGATATTTACCCATCTCAACCCCGTCTTTAAAATAAGGCAGATGAGGATGACAGCGGCAATCGGGGACTGGCCCTGAGATACCACGGTGTTGCAGGTATAGCCGGGCCGGTTTTGCCAGTTCGTGGTTCAGCGAAACGGCCTGGACCCAGGTTTGCCGTAGCAGTTGCCGGACCCAGTCGTCATCTCTCTAAATCCGCTGGGAAAATTACCACAGGTGTTGCAGATGCCGCCGCCGGTTTCTTCCCAATCGCCAAACAGGCGGAAGCCGTCTTTGCCGCCATGCACCGGGCAGGGAACATGACGGGGTGCTTTTTGGACCGCAGTTTCCAACTCCGGAGCCAGGGTCAGCAGGATGCGAGACCATCGGCCCCGGGCCTGCTCCCGGATGGTGTCATAATCATGATAAGCCATATCTCTCTCCGAAAGTGCCCTAAAGAGAGATGCGGCTTCCCCCGTGGGGAAAATACCGCATCTCCCCCCAGGGGAAAATGGTGATCAATCTCAACTAGGCGGCTTTACGCAACTCCACTAACAGGTAGCCATTGCCCTGCCTTTCCAGCCTGATGGGCTTGCCTTTGATCTGCCCGTTTCCGGACCGGTCGTATTGCCCGACGACCCGGTTCTTAAACAGGATATTCCCGGCCTGGAAGATCAGCCGGTGCTGGCCGACCACGCCTACCCCGATCTTGCCCTGGGGATAGACCTTGCCGCGAACCACCCGGGTGACCTTGACCGTGGATTGCTGGTCGCCCCTGGTCATGGTCGTCTGGGTAGTGGTTTCGGTTTCCACCGGCTGTTCATCGCCTAAGAGCGCATCGGCCTGCAATTCGCCTCGGACTGAGCCAGGGCAGTCAGACCTTTATCCGTCAGATCGCCCTCCACCGCCAGGGCGGTTTCCATTTTGGAGGCGATCAGCGACAAGGCCGTCTCCTGCATGGTGTTCAGATAGCTCAGGTAATAGACCTTGACCGGCTGCTCCTGCCCTATACGCCAGGAGCGGCGGGAGGCCTGGCGCAAGGTGTAGATCGAATAGCCGGTCTGAAAGAAAATCAGCGTCGGAAACTCGATCAGGTCCAGACCGGTCTTGATCAGATTAGTATTGCAGATCATGACCTGATGCTGACTGACCATATTCCTGATCCAACTTTCCCTCTGACTTGCTTTGGGCTTATTGGCCCGCAGAATCAGCGGGATGACGCCTATCTGTTCCAGTTTCTCGCTCAAAGTTGGAATCAGGTCTCTGGTGCCCGTATGTTCCAGACAGACTATGCACTTGCGACCTTGCCCGATTTCGTTCTGCACCAGGTCCAGCAGCCTTTCCTCCTTGGGTAGGAAATCTGCCTCAATCTGGGGTGCGCCGGCCACCAATTGGCTGGTGCGGGGATGATAGACTTCTTCACCCCGCCGGCAGCCGTCGGGATAGGCCAGGAGCGAATTGACCAAAGCTCCCAGCAAGGATTGATCCCCCGCGGCCAGGGCGCTGCGGCACGCATCTCCGAGTTCTTTCTCCAGATCCTCGTAAGCCTCGGTTTGGTCGGGCAGCATTTGCACCCCGACTACTTCTTCCACATAAGGCGGCAGTTTGTCCGATACATCCTGGAGCCGCATGAAAACCGCGTTTTCCAACAGGAAGTCGCTTAACACCAGGGGCGACACCCCCGGTTTTTCCTTCACCACTTCACGGTTCTTGTTGCCCCCCAAGGAATGTAAATTGTCTGACAACGGGGTTTTCTTGACAATCTCCAATACGCCGTAATTGCCAGCGAAATTTGTTTGCTCTCCATAGGGCGTATTGTCCTTCATGAGGGATGGGAAAAGCCGCCACAGCAAATAAAATAAATTTGTGGAGTAGCCCCCCATCAATGTGCCGGTCAGGCCTAGAGTCCGCTTGGCAACGGCGGCTAAACAGGCCAGGGCCTGGCCCTGGGCCGAATCGCCGGCTTTATACTCGTGCAGTTCATCGGCCACGAATAGATCAAAAGCTCCCTTGCGGATATACCGCTTGATAAATTCCGCCTTGGCATACCGGCGGGATCCATCCGAATCTGCCTGCCATAACGGAGAATCACACTCCGGGCACTTGAGCTTGCGCTTGGCGTTTTCGATTTTTCCTTCGAGTTTTTCCAGTCGCTTGCCGCACTGCGGGCAATAAACCTTATTGCCCCGCTTGATGATGGCAGGCTTGAAGGCAAAGTGCATTTTGGCCTTTTCCTTGCCGACCACATAAAACTCCAGGCCTTTGGGCTTTTGCCCATGCAAGGCGAAAAGCTCTTTGAGCCCTGGATTGTTCAGGTTGACGATAGCGGCATGGGGAATCGTCTCTCGGATTTCCCGCATCCATTTATCAACCAGGTGTCCGGGGCACATGATGATGGTGCGATGGTTCTTTTTGGGGTTCAGGAAGGCCGTGGCAATGGCGCAGATGGTCTTGCCGACCCCCATCTCGCCGACCATGATCTCGGCTTTCTTGTCGTCCCGATAAAATCCCTTGGCCAGCGCCAGGATGGTTCTGGTCTGGGGCGGGAAGGGTTGCCGGGCCAGTTTCTCGAGTTTTGCAGTTGCTTGCCGGTCCCAATCATCCGGATGGGCGGGATCGAAAACCGGCGACATCCTGACTTTCTTTCTCAGGGAGTCGCCAAACTCGCCAAGAAATTCTTTTAAGTTCATACGCTTGCCTCCTAAGTCTGGCAGGGGCAAGCTCACGCCCCCGCGGGGGCCATGAACTCACCCCCGTCGGGTGTACGGTTAATTTCAGTTCACGCTGGCAGCCTCAGCAGCTATGGGAGAATTCTCTTCGAACAGCCTGGTCTCCAGGAAACTCTCGGCGTAAAATTTAACGCCGACCGCAAGCTTGAAGCCCAGAAACTCAATGTCAATCTGGTCCATTTCATTCCAGAGCCATTCGGTCCATTCCGGCAGCAGCGGCGTGGAATAATATTTCTGCGCCGCATAGAAGAATTTCTTGAGGATCTCCTCTTGAGATTCTCCCCAAAAAACTCTTTCGTAGGACTTGCTTTCCGGAACCAGCAGGGCCGGCGTGAAAATCAGGCAGTGGGCCACTCCCGGCGCAAGCTGCCGGGTGATGGTTCTGTATTGCCAGTAGGTTTTTCGGACTTGGGAATGTTCGGCCCAACCTTCGGTCCAGCAGTTTTGGATAAAGACCGCCTGGCCGCACAGGATGGTCGCTTTGACGGCATCCACCCTGGTTTTTGTCCCAAACAGAGAGATCAGGTAGATTTTTTTGTTGGACCGTTCATCAACCCCAATCAGATACCGGTCCGTAAAACATCCGACATGATCGGGAGAAAGCACCTGCTTGATGTTTTTGGTCATGGATGCATCCTCCTACGAGATCCGGATGACGATCCGGAAGCTCAACGTCTGCCGCTCGATAACATGGGTATCGGTGGTCTCGGTTTCCGTTTCAGCTTTTTTCTCTACGGAACCCTTGATGACCAACCGTTTGCCGTTGTTTTCCACCTTGCCGTTCATCAGACCGCCGGCCAGCAACATGGCCAGGTGGCCCTGACGCAAAGGGGCCAAGGGGCGGATGTCGTGCAGGTTTTTTGCTACGGTTGCGGCCTCCAGCTCCTGCCACAAGGGGGACTTGGCCACCAGCGCCGCCGCCTTCTCCACATCCAGCCGTTCGCTGGAAAAATTGATCTGCCGATCAGGAGAAGGAGGCAGAATGATTGACCCCGGAGGTATTTCGTCGGTCTTGGGTAGCCGCTCCCAGACCTCTTCGGGAGGCCGGGCGGCGTAGCTCCTGACTACCGCTAGCTGCAACGCGTCATTGCTGTCTTTGTTCTGGCCCAGGACCACCACCTGCTTGAACACGTCAAATTCCGGCTTGGGAAAGGCGTAGATTTGCAGATTTGCCAGCTTGGAGAGCGGCTCTGCCGCATCTTTTAATGCCCTATGGGGAATGATGAAAACAAGCCATCCCCCTCGAACCAGGTAGCGGCGGTGCGCCCACAAAAACTGGGACTCAAGCCGTCCGCCGTCCCCGTCCCAATCGTATGGCGGGTTTAACCAGAGCAGGGAAAATGACCTGGTGGTGATTTTGTCGGGTAGGGACGACCTGTTACCAGGCCATCCCCCCCTAAGAACCGTGCGTGCGAGTTTCCCCGCACACGGCTCAAGCCTCTTGTAAGCAGCCCATGTTACTGGGATGCCGGCAGTAAACCATTTCGTAGCAGGGTGTGCCTGCGCCAGTGGCAGTCAGGACATAAAGCCCGAAGGTTAGACAATATCGTCTTTCCCCCGTAGGCCCTGGGGATAATGTGATGCTCTTCATGGTTCCCCATTTCCAATGGTTCCCCACAAGAAGCACACTTTCCTTCCTGGGCCAGCCAAAGCTTCCGTTTCATTCCATATAAACCCTGGTCTCGCTTAATCTTTGCAAGGTTTCTTTCCTCAAAGTAGCGATTCCAGGCCATATCAAAAGGATTGGCTTCGGCCTTAATCTTTGTGTGCCTGATTATCTTAGTAGAAGGAATATGATACAGTTCCAACAGGCCGTCTTTATTGCCGTTTGTAATTTTAACGGCGAAGACCCAATTACGGTTTTTGACCTTGTGGAAGTATCTGTCCTTAATCCACTTTGCACCCTTATTAGGATGCCGGCGACAACACCAACGCCAAAGTTTTTGCCAGACCCGTTGGTCAATCAACCCAAAGGTTTCCTTAGAGCAGTCAGTAGAATAGTAATTAGCCCATCCCCTTAGAATCGGGTTAAGCTGCTTAATTACATTTTCCTGACTTGCCGTTCGGTTAGCCTTTAAGACTTTCCGGACTTTATCCAGAACATTCTTGATACCCTGCTTTGTAGGCTTAATAATAAGCTTACCCCGATATTTCCGAATGTTCTTACCCAGAAAGTCGAAGCCTTCTCCGATATGCGTAACCACTGTCTTTTCTTCGGATAGGGTCAGTCCCCTTTCTTTCAGAAAAGATATTACCAGTGGTTTGACTTGAGTTTCCAGAAGTTCCTTAGAGCTACCGGTAATCACAAAGTCATCTGCATATCTAATAAAATGCACCTTGGAACATTGGCCCATACGTTTTGTTCGTGAGAATTTTTCCCTCAACGATCGTTCCAGACCGTCCAAGGTCATATTAGCC
It encodes:
- a CDS encoding DNA primase; translated protein: MGKYPALLFVLRDQWGKAVTIHRLYLTPQGGKAPVPSPKKTMPYPSDRKLVGALVRLGQPEHDTLALAEGIET
- a CDS encoding DEAD/DEAH box helicase — its product is MNLKEFLGEFGDSLRKKVRMSPVFDPAHPDDWDRQATAKLEKLARQPFPPQTRTILALAKGFYRDDKKAEIMVGEMGVGKTICAIATAFLNPKKNHRTIIMCPGHLVDKWMREIRETIPHAAIVNLNNPGLKELFALHGQKPKGLEFYVVGKEKAKMHFAFKPAIIKRGNKVYCPQCGKRLEKLEGKIENAKRKLKCPECDSPLWQADSDGSRRYAKAEFIKRYIRKGAFDLFVADELHEYKAGDSAQGQALACLAAVAKRTLGLTGTLMGGYSTNLFYLLWRLFPSLMKDNTPYGEQTNFAGNYGVLEIVKKTPLSDNLHSLGGNKNREVVKEKPGVSPLVLSDFLLENAVFMRLQDVSDKLPPYVEEVVGVQMLPDQTEAYEDLEKELGDACRSALAAGDQSLLGALVNSLLAYPDGCRRGEEVYHPRTSQLVAGAPQIEADFLPKEERLLDLVQNEIGQGRKCIVCLEHTGTRDLIPTLSEKLEQIGVIPLILRANKPKASQRESWIRNMVSQHQVMICNTNLIKTGLDLIEFPTLIFFQTGYSIYTLRQASRRSWRIGQEQPVKVYYLSYLNTMQETALSLIASKMETALAVEGDLTDKGLTALAQSEANCRPMRS
- the ltrA gene encoding group II intron reverse transcriptase/maturase; this translates as MGWIGVEREQYHPARKGADFTWSFVVILCITSERRQVVNVKSDATSGNQIDWNSIDWARANQVVRRLQVRIAKAVREGNRRKIKSLQRLLTHSFYAKALAVRRVTNNRGKRTPGVDGETWNTSEAKAKAILSLRKRGYKALPLRRVYIPKANGKKRPLGIPTMRDRAMQALYKMALEPVAETLADGNSYGFRPDRSCADAIEQGFTCLSRSTSPQWILEGDIKGCFDNISHDWLMTHIPMDKEILRKWLKAGFINLKKLFPTTAGTPQGGVISPLLANMTLDGLERSLREKFSRTKRMGQCSKVHFIRYADDFVITGSSKELLETQVKPLVISFLKERGLTLSEEKTVVTHIGEGFDFLGKNIRKYRGKLIIKPTKQGIKNVLDKVRKVLKANRTASQENVIKQLNPILRGWANYYSTDCSKETFGLIDQRVWQKLWRWCCRRHPNKGAKWIKDRYFHKVKNRNWVFAVKITNGNKDGLLELYHIPSTKIIRHTKIKAEANPFDMAWNRYFEERNLAKIKRDQGLYGMKRKLWLAQEGKCASCGEPLEMGNHEEHHIIPRAYGGKTILSNLRALCPDCHWRRHTLLRNGLLPASQ